In Arthrobacter sp. MN05-02, one genomic interval encodes:
- a CDS encoding transcriptional regulator — MSAPKEISSFLTSRRARISPEQAGVPVFSGNRRVAGLRREEVAHLAGVSTDYYSKLERGHTRGASIEVLDAIARALQLDDTEREHLMNLVEVTSTPRRRTPRTKTRTVAAPGTQAVLDSITVPALVQNSRLDFVATNALGAALYSLPDRGAGAGPVFNAARFQFLDPRADEFFIDAARARRNVVALLHQAAGRDPFDEDLIRLIGQLSTQSPEFRSLWASHDVIRYQRGTKRYRHPSVGDLEFGYESFDLTTEPGMTMLVYTYEAGSPTAERMALLGSWTTTSTATRDASQPTAQNASRSQPPRHFPLEES; from the coding sequence ATGTCCGCTCCCAAGGAGATCAGCAGCTTCCTGACCTCGAGGCGGGCCCGGATCAGCCCCGAACAGGCCGGGGTGCCCGTGTTCAGCGGCAACAGGCGCGTCGCCGGCCTCCGCCGGGAAGAAGTCGCTCACCTGGCCGGGGTCAGCACCGACTACTACTCCAAACTCGAACGCGGACACACCCGAGGCGCGTCCATCGAGGTCCTTGATGCCATTGCTCGCGCGTTGCAGCTGGACGATACCGAGCGGGAGCACCTGATGAATCTTGTGGAGGTCACCTCGACCCCGCGCCGGCGCACACCGCGGACGAAGACCCGTACCGTTGCCGCCCCCGGGACGCAGGCAGTACTGGACTCGATCACCGTCCCGGCCCTGGTCCAGAACTCCAGGCTGGACTTCGTCGCGACGAACGCCCTCGGGGCGGCTCTCTACAGCCTCCCTGACAGGGGCGCCGGCGCCGGTCCAGTGTTCAATGCAGCGAGGTTCCAGTTCCTCGACCCGCGCGCAGATGAGTTCTTCATCGACGCGGCCCGCGCGAGAAGGAATGTCGTCGCGTTGCTGCATCAGGCCGCCGGACGGGACCCGTTCGACGAGGACCTCATCCGCCTCATCGGCCAGCTCTCCACACAGAGCCCGGAGTTCCGCTCCCTGTGGGCCTCCCACGACGTCATCCGCTACCAGCGCGGCACCAAACGCTACCGGCACCCCTCCGTCGGCGACCTCGAGTTCGGCTACGAGTCCTTCGACCTCACCACGGAACCGGGAATGACGATGCTCGTCTACACCTACGAAGCCGGATCGCCCACAGCCGAGCGCATGGCGCTACTTGGTTCCTGGACGACCACCAGCACAGCGACGCGAGACGCATCCCAACCCACGGCACAGAATGCATCCCGTAGCCAGCCACCACGACACTTCCCCTTGGAGGAATCATGA
- a CDS encoding short-chain dehydrogenase — translation MTTIAIIGAGQGLGAAIARKFGSEGLSVALISRNQERLDSLAADLTSEGITARGYAADVRHPASLVSALERATADLGPMEVLEYSPLPQKEFLRPLLETTVTDLAGAVEFSVYGPLTAVHQVLQGMRFLGRGTILFVNGGSAVRPNGTYAGTSIAFAGESAYAQMLHDTVKADNIHVGQLIIPGAITPGDAKTDPDILAATLWTMHQERGGFRVYAHEFDD, via the coding sequence ATGACCACCATCGCCATCATCGGAGCGGGCCAGGGCCTCGGCGCTGCCATCGCCCGGAAGTTCGGCTCCGAGGGCCTTTCCGTCGCCCTGATTTCCCGCAACCAGGAACGCCTCGATTCTCTCGCAGCGGACCTCACCAGCGAGGGCATCACGGCCCGCGGCTACGCCGCCGACGTCCGGCACCCGGCATCGCTGGTCTCAGCCCTCGAGCGGGCCACCGCTGATCTCGGCCCTATGGAGGTCCTCGAGTACAGCCCCCTGCCGCAGAAGGAGTTCCTCCGTCCTCTGCTGGAAACCACGGTCACGGACCTGGCCGGCGCCGTCGAATTCTCGGTTTACGGGCCGCTGACCGCCGTGCACCAGGTCCTGCAGGGCATGAGGTTCCTCGGACGGGGCACCATCCTGTTCGTCAACGGCGGCAGCGCCGTCCGCCCGAACGGAACCTATGCCGGGACGTCCATCGCCTTCGCCGGAGAGAGCGCTTACGCACAGATGCTCCACGACACCGTGAAGGCCGACAACATCCACGTCGGCCAGCTCATCATCCCCGGCGCCATCACACCCGGTGACGCCAAGACGGACCCCGACATACTCGCAGCCACCCTGTGGACGATGCACCAGGAACGCGGCGGCTTCCGCGTCTACGCCCACGAATTCGACGACTGA
- a CDS encoding aldehyde oxidase has protein sequence MGMSQGYGPNPGDRQGMMNVLRGAVDTGVTFFDTAEVYGPYMNEELVGEALAPVRDQVIIATKFGWKINDGKAVGLDSTPKRIKQVADESLRRLRVDTLDLFYQHRVDPAVPIEDVAGAVGELIQAGKVRHFGLSEASATTIRVAHAVQPVTAVQSEYSLWTRDPEPEVLPTLAELGISFVPFSPLGKGFLTGSVTSSTTFSDGDVRATIPRFTAENRGANQALVEHVGSLAAAKEVSPGQIALAWLLAQQPWIVPIPGTRRRERVEENAAATSVALSADELADLDALAARVGVQGERYNEHHLALVGR, from the coding sequence ATGGGAATGTCCCAAGGCTACGGACCGAACCCCGGAGACCGGCAAGGCATGATGAACGTACTGCGCGGCGCAGTCGACACCGGCGTCACTTTCTTCGACACAGCAGAGGTCTACGGGCCCTATATGAACGAAGAACTTGTCGGCGAGGCACTGGCACCGGTCCGCGATCAGGTCATCATCGCCACCAAATTCGGATGGAAGATCAATGACGGCAAAGCCGTCGGATTGGACAGCACCCCTAAGCGTATCAAGCAGGTTGCTGATGAGTCCCTGCGCAGGTTACGCGTGGACACATTGGACCTGTTCTATCAGCACCGTGTGGACCCCGCTGTCCCGATCGAGGACGTTGCAGGCGCTGTCGGCGAGCTCATTCAGGCCGGGAAGGTCCGTCACTTCGGGCTTTCCGAAGCATCCGCGACAACCATTCGGGTGGCTCACGCGGTCCAGCCCGTGACGGCCGTGCAGAGCGAGTACTCCCTATGGACGCGGGACCCCGAACCCGAAGTGCTTCCAACCTTGGCCGAGCTCGGTATCAGTTTTGTGCCCTTCAGCCCTCTCGGCAAAGGGTTCCTCACCGGCAGCGTGACCAGTTCCACCACGTTCAGTGACGGAGACGTCAGGGCAACCATCCCCCGCTTCACCGCCGAAAACCGTGGAGCGAATCAGGCCCTCGTTGAGCACGTCGGCTCCCTCGCTGCCGCCAAGGAAGTGAGCCCGGGCCAGATCGCCCTGGCCTGGTTACTCGCGCAGCAACCCTGGATTGTTCCCATCCCCGGGACCCGCCGTCGGGAACGCGTCGAGGAGAACGCCGCAGCCACGTCCGTAGCTCTCTCAGCCGATGAGCTCGCGGATCTCGATGCCTTGGCTGCACGGGTAGGAGTGCAGGGTGAGCGGTACAACGAGCACCATCTGGCACTCGTGGGACGCTAA
- a CDS encoding cupin, translating to MSTQKQPTTATVKGPEEWFTGDAYFNAYYTGRAPSRVRLNLVRFTPGAHTAWHRHAVGQILHVTEGRGYVQSLGEDLVELHPGDTVYTPAGEWHWHGATADNFMCHLALWEAPTNSGDPETEWGDKLTDGQYPTDTTHTTS from the coding sequence ATGAGCACGCAGAAGCAGCCCACGACCGCCACCGTGAAAGGGCCTGAGGAATGGTTCACCGGTGACGCGTACTTCAACGCCTACTACACCGGACGGGCCCCGTCCCGCGTCCGCCTGAACCTTGTTCGCTTCACGCCGGGAGCGCACACTGCCTGGCACCGGCACGCTGTCGGCCAGATCCTCCACGTCACCGAGGGTCGCGGCTACGTCCAGTCACTTGGTGAGGACCTCGTCGAGCTGCATCCGGGTGACACCGTCTACACGCCGGCGGGGGAGTGGCACTGGCACGGCGCTACCGCGGACAACTTCATGTGTCACCTCGCCCTCTGGGAAGCACCCACCAACAGCGGGGATCCCGAAACGGAGTGGGGCGACAAGCTCACCGACGGGCAGTACCCGACCGACACCACCCACACCACATCGTGA
- a CDS encoding IMP dehydrogenase — translation MRGVIMHAPGDVRVEDRENPTIIEPTDAIIRLTATCICGSDLWPYRGIEPVDHTLMGHEYVGIVEEIGQEVKTLAVGDFVVGSFVISDNTCEICQAGFQSKCVHASFVAGGIGTQAQKARIPYADGTLVATPGQPDADLIPSLLAASDVLGTGWFAAEAAQAGPAKTVAVVGDGAVGLMAILAAKQLGAERIIAMSRHKDRQELARFYGATDIVEERGDEGIARIKELTGGLGAHSVVEAVGTQESFMQAVGATRGGGHLGYVGVNYDVQIPGMELFFAGIHTLGGPAPVRRYLPHLIELIWNRTIDPGKVFDLTLPLEDAAEGYKAMAERRATKVLLTLD, via the coding sequence ATGCGTGGAGTCATCATGCACGCCCCGGGCGATGTCCGGGTCGAGGACCGCGAGAACCCGACCATCATCGAACCGACGGATGCAATTATCCGCCTCACCGCAACATGCATCTGCGGGTCCGACCTGTGGCCCTACCGCGGGATCGAGCCGGTGGACCACACCCTGATGGGCCATGAGTATGTGGGCATCGTCGAAGAGATCGGCCAGGAGGTGAAAACCCTTGCGGTCGGCGACTTCGTCGTCGGGTCGTTCGTCATCTCCGACAACACCTGCGAGATCTGCCAGGCCGGGTTCCAGTCCAAATGCGTCCACGCCTCGTTCGTGGCCGGCGGGATCGGCACCCAGGCCCAGAAAGCGCGCATTCCCTACGCCGACGGGACACTGGTCGCCACACCGGGACAGCCGGACGCCGACCTGATCCCATCGCTGCTCGCAGCCTCCGACGTCCTCGGCACGGGTTGGTTCGCGGCCGAGGCAGCCCAGGCAGGCCCGGCCAAAACCGTCGCCGTCGTCGGCGACGGCGCCGTGGGCCTCATGGCCATCCTCGCCGCGAAGCAGCTCGGCGCCGAACGCATCATCGCCATGTCCCGACACAAAGACCGGCAGGAACTCGCCCGCTTCTACGGTGCCACCGACATCGTCGAAGAGCGCGGCGATGAGGGCATCGCACGCATTAAGGAACTCACCGGCGGACTGGGTGCCCACTCCGTCGTCGAAGCCGTCGGTACCCAAGAGTCCTTCATGCAAGCCGTCGGCGCTACCCGCGGCGGCGGACACCTTGGCTACGTCGGCGTGAACTACGACGTGCAGATCCCCGGCATGGAACTGTTCTTCGCCGGCATCCACACCCTTGGCGGGCCCGCACCTGTGCGCCGCTACCTGCCCCACCTGATCGAGCTGATCTGGAACCGCACCATCGACCCGGGCAAGGTCTTCGACCTCACCCTGCCCCTCGAGGACGCCGCAGAAGGCTACAAGGCCATGGCAGAACGTCGGGCCACGAAGGTCCTGCTCACCCTCGACTGA
- a CDS encoding ribokinase: MEPNPEAPRIVVIGESLVDIVHDDVRQATVEHPGGSPMNVAVGTARLGLPTTLVTAFSNDRHGRAIEHHLVTNGVDVINAGGTRTSTASARIGTDGAATYSFDIAWDITTSVAAARATAPAHFHTGSIATILAPGSHDVLDLLEQVRPTSTISFDPNCRPTVTPNRDEACQAVERFVALSDIVKASDEDLAWLYPGVALTDVMNAWLALGSGLVVVTRGAQGSLAATSSAHVNAEATPVDVVDTVGAGDSFMAALLAGLRWCGALGADHRSRIAALDHLTLQQLLAFAATAAAITCSRAGANPPSLSEAADVEGVPWTLLA, translated from the coding sequence ATGGAACCGAACCCGGAGGCACCCCGCATCGTGGTCATCGGCGAATCCCTCGTCGACATCGTCCACGATGACGTTCGCCAGGCCACGGTCGAACATCCCGGGGGAAGCCCGATGAACGTAGCCGTAGGGACGGCCCGGCTTGGCCTGCCGACAACGCTGGTGACCGCCTTCAGCAACGACCGCCACGGTCGGGCGATCGAGCACCACCTCGTAACTAACGGGGTCGACGTAATCAACGCCGGGGGTACGCGCACCAGCACCGCCAGCGCGCGCATCGGCACCGACGGGGCCGCCACCTACTCCTTCGACATCGCCTGGGACATCACCACGTCGGTCGCTGCTGCACGCGCCACGGCGCCAGCACACTTCCATACGGGATCGATAGCAACCATCCTCGCGCCGGGTTCCCACGACGTCCTGGACCTCCTCGAACAGGTCAGGCCTACCAGCACCATCAGTTTCGACCCCAACTGCAGGCCCACCGTCACACCAAATCGCGATGAGGCATGCCAGGCAGTGGAACGGTTCGTGGCCCTCAGCGACATCGTGAAGGCGAGCGACGAGGACTTGGCCTGGCTGTACCCGGGGGTGGCACTCACGGACGTGATGAACGCGTGGCTGGCCCTGGGGTCCGGCCTCGTCGTCGTCACCCGCGGTGCGCAAGGGTCCCTTGCCGCAACCTCATCAGCGCACGTGAATGCTGAAGCCACCCCCGTGGACGTCGTCGACACCGTCGGCGCAGGAGATTCATTCATGGCCGCGCTCCTGGCCGGACTGCGGTGGTGCGGTGCGCTCGGAGCCGACCACCGATCTAGGATCGCAGCACTTGATCACCTGACCCTGCAGCAGCTCCTGGCATTCGCGGCGACAGCAGCAGCGATTACCTGCTCCCGAGCGGGCGCCAACCCGCCCTCACTGTCCGAGGCGGCAGACGTCGAGGGCGTTCCCTGGACACTGCTGGCATGA
- a CDS encoding oxidoreductase codes for MANMNDTAEQGALTITLNNGVELPAVGLGVLQSEGGEATAAVSTALQAGYRLIDTAAAYFNEREVGAGIRESGIDRSEIFLTTKLWLTDYGFDDALRAFDTSTAKLGVDYVDMYMLHWPWPANAERTTAAYKAAERLLTEGRVRAIGVANFKPAHLRSLLAETDIVPAVNQIELHPNFQQPEQVSLHRELGITTQAWSPIGGVYGWAGENGAVPPLKNETILAIAEVQGKTPAQVILRWHLQQGRSVIPKSVSPQRISENFEVFDFELGAEDMTAIRKVDTGIRGAIDPDEATPDAIDLTIDAA; via the coding sequence ATGGCGAACATGAACGACACGGCTGAACAGGGCGCGCTGACGATTACCCTGAACAACGGAGTAGAGCTTCCGGCTGTGGGGCTCGGAGTGCTGCAGAGCGAAGGTGGAGAGGCGACCGCTGCGGTGTCGACGGCGCTGCAGGCCGGGTACCGGCTGATCGACACGGCGGCGGCGTACTTCAACGAACGTGAGGTCGGCGCCGGTATCCGCGAGTCCGGGATCGATCGCTCGGAGATTTTCCTCACCACCAAGCTGTGGTTGACCGATTACGGTTTCGATGACGCCTTGCGCGCATTCGATACCAGCACCGCCAAGCTCGGCGTCGACTACGTCGACATGTACATGCTGCACTGGCCGTGGCCGGCGAACGCCGAACGCACAACCGCGGCGTACAAGGCTGCCGAGCGGCTGCTGACCGAGGGGCGGGTGCGCGCGATCGGGGTCGCGAACTTCAAGCCCGCCCATCTGCGGTCCCTGCTGGCAGAGACGGACATCGTGCCGGCCGTGAACCAGATAGAGCTGCACCCGAATTTCCAGCAGCCCGAGCAGGTATCCCTGCACCGGGAGCTGGGCATCACGACGCAGGCGTGGTCGCCGATCGGCGGAGTCTACGGGTGGGCCGGGGAGAACGGTGCCGTGCCACCACTGAAGAACGAGACCATCCTTGCGATTGCAGAGGTACAGGGCAAGACGCCCGCTCAGGTGATCCTGCGGTGGCACCTGCAGCAGGGCCGCAGCGTCATCCCCAAGTCGGTGTCCCCGCAGCGGATCTCGGAGAACTTCGAGGTGTTCGATTTCGAGCTTGGCGCTGAGGACATGACAGCCATCCGGAAAGTCGATACCGGGATACGGGGGGCGATCGACCCCGACGAGGCGACACCTGACGCTATCGACCTGACCATCGACGCGGCCTGA
- a CDS encoding MFS transporter: protein MNIETIQKTPLQAQTPQRLPLLTLVVLAVIGFVLVAMETMPAGLLPVIASGMGTTEGTVGLFVSAYALGTVVVTVPAIALTRGLRRKPLILAAIAGLILSNTATAFSTEVTLSLISRFVAGAFSGVLWGMLAAYGRRISPPRNAGLSLAIVSTGAPVGFALGTPLGSWLGMTFDWRWSFIGLSLVAVVAACLIATLAPDASGQGQASGAAGKLPLRQVFQIPGIAIILAVILTWMLAHNTIYTYISPYLRATSSTLSVDVLLLIFGIASIGGVIITGALLDRYPRPLLHTSVALFIAAGALLLAGTSSTPVIVIAAVLWGITFGGAAAQLQAALTSVGGENADVANSFLPVAFNVAIFIAGILGAALLTCADGLVLPVIMIVFGAIALLLTIYGRRTAFRAHL from the coding sequence ATGAACATCGAAACTATCCAGAAGACACCCCTGCAGGCTCAGACGCCGCAGCGACTGCCATTGCTTACTTTGGTCGTGCTCGCCGTCATCGGGTTCGTCCTCGTGGCCATGGAGACGATGCCGGCCGGGCTGCTGCCTGTCATCGCGTCCGGCATGGGGACCACCGAGGGGACGGTCGGGCTCTTCGTCAGCGCCTACGCCCTCGGCACCGTCGTCGTGACCGTCCCCGCGATCGCCCTGACACGCGGCTTGCGCAGGAAGCCACTCATCCTTGCCGCGATCGCCGGGCTCATCCTGTCGAACACGGCCACGGCATTCTCCACTGAGGTCACCCTGTCGCTGATCTCGCGTTTCGTCGCCGGCGCTTTCTCCGGGGTTCTCTGGGGGATGCTCGCCGCCTACGGGCGCCGTATCAGCCCTCCTCGCAACGCCGGCCTGTCCCTGGCCATCGTGTCCACGGGGGCTCCGGTCGGTTTCGCCCTCGGTACCCCGCTCGGATCGTGGCTGGGCATGACCTTCGACTGGCGCTGGTCCTTCATCGGGCTCAGCCTCGTCGCCGTCGTCGCAGCCTGCCTCATCGCAACACTCGCCCCCGACGCCAGCGGGCAGGGCCAGGCATCAGGGGCAGCGGGGAAGCTTCCCCTGCGTCAGGTCTTCCAGATACCGGGCATCGCGATCATCCTGGCCGTCATCCTCACCTGGATGCTCGCCCACAACACCATCTACACCTACATCTCCCCCTACCTGCGGGCCACGAGCAGCACCCTGTCCGTGGATGTCCTCCTGCTCATCTTTGGTATCGCCTCCATCGGCGGCGTCATCATTACCGGAGCCCTCCTGGACCGGTACCCCCGCCCTCTCCTGCACACCAGCGTCGCCCTCTTCATCGCAGCAGGAGCTCTACTTCTGGCAGGAACCAGCTCGACACCGGTCATTGTCATCGCGGCAGTGCTCTGGGGGATCACTTTCGGCGGTGCTGCCGCGCAACTCCAGGCGGCCCTGACCTCGGTTGGAGGCGAGAACGCAGACGTCGCCAACTCCTTCCTGCCCGTGGCCTTCAACGTCGCCATCTTCATCGCAGGAATCCTCGGCGCCGCCCTCCTGACCTGCGCCGATGGTCTCGTGCTGCCCGTCATCATGATCGTCTTCGGCGCAATCGCCCTGCTGCTGACCATCTACGGACGGCGCACCGCGTTCCGCGCCCACCTCTGA
- the nrdF2 gene encoding ribonucleoside-diphosphate reductase subunit beta: MSEKLKLVDQVQAINWNRIQDDKDVDVWNRLVNNFWLPEKVPLSNDVQSWATLTPEEQQLTMRVFTGLTLLDTVQATVGAVSLIPDALTPHEKAVLTNIAFMESVHAKSYSSIFSTLASTKEIDEAFRWSTENVNLQKKAHIVTDYYRGDDPLKRKVASTLLESFLFYSGFYLPMYWSSRAKLTNTADLVRLIIRDEAVHGYYIGYKFQRGLESATPERRQELKDYTFELLFELYENEVQYTHDLYDSVGLAEDVKKFLHYNANKALMNLGYEAMFPSSVTDVNPAILSALSPNADENHDFFSGSGSSYVIGKAVNTEDEDWDF, from the coding sequence ATGAGCGAGAAGCTGAAGCTCGTAGACCAGGTCCAGGCCATCAACTGGAACCGCATCCAGGACGACAAGGACGTGGATGTCTGGAACCGCCTGGTGAACAACTTCTGGCTGCCCGAGAAGGTGCCGCTGTCCAACGACGTGCAGTCGTGGGCCACGCTGACGCCGGAGGAGCAGCAGCTCACCATGCGCGTCTTCACCGGCCTCACCCTGCTCGACACCGTCCAGGCGACGGTCGGAGCGGTCAGCCTCATCCCGGATGCGCTGACCCCGCACGAGAAGGCCGTCCTCACGAACATCGCGTTCATGGAGTCGGTACACGCCAAGAGCTACTCGTCGATCTTCTCCACGCTGGCCTCCACCAAGGAGATCGACGAGGCGTTCCGCTGGTCCACGGAGAACGTGAACCTGCAGAAGAAGGCGCACATCGTCACGGACTACTACCGCGGCGACGACCCCCTCAAGCGCAAGGTCGCCTCGACGCTGCTCGAGAGCTTCCTGTTCTACTCCGGCTTCTACCTGCCGATGTACTGGTCCTCGCGCGCCAAACTCACGAACACGGCCGACCTGGTGCGCCTGATCATCCGGGACGAAGCCGTGCACGGGTACTACATCGGATACAAGTTCCAGCGTGGTCTCGAGAGCGCGACGCCGGAGCGCCGCCAGGAGCTGAAGGACTACACGTTCGAGCTGCTCTTCGAGCTGTACGAGAACGAGGTCCAGTACACGCACGATCTGTACGACTCCGTGGGCCTGGCCGAGGACGTCAAGAAGTTCCTGCACTACAACGCCAACAAGGCGCTGATGAACCTGGGCTACGAGGCGATGTTCCCGTCGTCGGTGACCGATGTGAACCCGGCGATCCTCTCGGCTCTGTCACCGAACGCCGACGAGAACCACGACTTCTTCTCCGGCTCGGGCTCGTCCTACGTGATCGGCAAGGCCGTGAACACCGAGGACGAGGACTGGGACTTCTAG
- a CDS encoding short chain dehydrogenase, whose amino-acid sequence MPQSQRFTDRVVFITGAGGGIGRATALAFAAEGARVAATDLPDAGHQETARMITDNGGTALALDCDVTDSHDVMATLDKVVSTYGRLDAAFNNAGIEQSHDTVAELDDAEWHRLLSVNLTGTYLCMKHEIRFMQAAGGGTIVNTSSGAGVMGIAGQAAYAATKHAIIGLSKSAALESISDGIRINVIAPGVIDTEMIERVSGDTDEGRQAMVDQEPIGRLGMPEEIASAVLWLSADESAFAVGHTLIVDGGQTVG is encoded by the coding sequence GTGCCCCAGTCCCAGCGTTTCACCGACAGAGTCGTCTTCATCACCGGCGCCGGAGGCGGTATCGGCCGTGCCACCGCCCTGGCCTTCGCAGCTGAGGGTGCCCGTGTCGCGGCCACCGACCTGCCCGATGCCGGTCATCAGGAGACGGCACGCATGATCACCGACAACGGCGGGACCGCTCTCGCCCTTGACTGCGACGTGACGGACAGCCACGACGTAATGGCCACCCTCGATAAGGTCGTTTCGACGTACGGCCGTCTCGACGCGGCCTTCAACAATGCGGGGATCGAGCAGTCCCACGACACTGTCGCTGAGCTCGACGACGCCGAATGGCATCGCCTGCTCTCGGTGAACCTCACCGGGACGTACCTGTGCATGAAGCACGAAATCAGGTTCATGCAGGCCGCCGGAGGAGGCACCATCGTGAACACATCCTCAGGGGCAGGAGTCATGGGGATCGCCGGGCAGGCAGCGTACGCCGCGACGAAGCACGCCATCATCGGGCTGAGCAAGTCCGCCGCACTGGAGAGCATCAGCGACGGGATCCGCATCAACGTCATCGCGCCCGGGGTCATCGACACCGAAATGATCGAGCGCGTTTCCGGTGATACCGACGAAGGGCGTCAGGCGATGGTGGACCAGGAACCCATCGGCCGGCTCGGCATGCCCGAGGAGATCGCTTCGGCCGTGCTCTGGCTCTCCGCCGACGAGAGCGCCTTCGCCGTCGGGCACACCCTCATCGTCGACGGCGGACAGACCGTCGGCTGA
- a CDS encoding transcriptional regulator — MDNRAEVREFLMSRRAKVTPKEAGLIAGLNRRVPGLRRSEVATLAGVSVEYYSKLERGAIAGASSSVLDALARALQLDDAERTHLFDLARAADGIPISGRPRQRTPRKAPTRPSLFWALESITDGIAFVRNQGQDLLAANTLGRAFYSPMIGDGGMVPNLARFQFLDPASRDFYPDWDAFAGMCVAIMRAEAGRDPHNRALQDLVGELSTRSDTFRTLWGAHDVRQHATGTKRYNHPVVGELTLAYEELLPTAEPGLVFMIYTAEPGSPSAERLQLLASWAAEHTTALISSD; from the coding sequence ATGGACAATCGAGCCGAGGTCCGCGAGTTTCTGATGTCGCGGCGTGCGAAGGTGACACCGAAGGAAGCAGGGCTGATCGCGGGCCTCAACCGGCGGGTACCCGGGCTTCGCCGCAGCGAGGTCGCAACACTTGCCGGTGTCAGTGTGGAGTACTACTCGAAGCTCGAACGCGGTGCCATCGCTGGTGCGTCGTCCTCGGTCCTGGATGCTCTAGCCCGTGCCCTGCAGCTCGATGATGCCGAGCGCACTCACCTGTTCGACCTCGCCCGCGCGGCAGACGGCATACCCATTTCCGGTCGGCCCCGCCAACGCACTCCGCGGAAGGCGCCCACGCGGCCGAGTCTGTTCTGGGCCCTGGAATCCATTACGGACGGCATCGCGTTCGTCCGTAACCAGGGCCAGGACCTCTTAGCCGCGAATACGCTCGGTCGCGCGTTTTACTCACCTATGATCGGGGACGGCGGGATGGTCCCGAACCTGGCACGTTTCCAGTTTCTCGACCCCGCGTCCCGTGACTTCTACCCCGACTGGGACGCCTTCGCCGGCATGTGCGTGGCGATCATGCGGGCCGAGGCGGGAAGGGATCCCCACAACCGCGCCTTGCAGGACCTCGTGGGTGAGCTCTCCACGCGAAGCGACACCTTCCGCACCCTGTGGGGCGCACACGACGTACGGCAGCACGCCACTGGGACCAAACGCTACAACCACCCCGTGGTCGGCGAACTCACCCTTGCCTACGAGGAATTGCTCCCAACAGCTGAGCCCGGACTGGTCTTCATGATCTATACCGCAGAACCCGGATCGCCCTCCGCAGAACGCCTGCAACTACTTGCATCTTGGGCCGCCGAACATACGACTGCACTGATCAGCTCTGACTGA
- a CDS encoding oxidoreductase — MNNPIILNNGVSMPPLGFGVFQSPPEETAVAVETAMKAGYRHIDTAAGYGNEREVGEGIRRSGVDRDDVFIETKVWVSDYGYDQTLHAFDKSAIKLGVGRIDLLILHQPMPQHFDRTIEAYRALETLLADGRVRAIGVSNFMPHHLAALRERTTVVPAVNQVELHPYFTQPDVQRANTELGVVTQAWSPIGGITFYPGWGDDNRPSVLEDETLNRIAADHEKTPAQVMLRWHLEQGRPAIPKSTNPQRIAQNIDVFDFTLTDQELTTIDALDRGVRGGPDPDEVDPSTWDLTIPES; from the coding sequence ATGAACAATCCCATCATCCTCAACAACGGCGTCTCCATGCCGCCTCTGGGCTTCGGCGTCTTCCAGAGCCCTCCCGAGGAGACAGCAGTCGCCGTCGAGACGGCCATGAAAGCCGGCTACCGGCACATCGACACTGCCGCCGGGTACGGCAACGAACGCGAGGTCGGAGAGGGCATCCGCCGGTCCGGCGTCGACCGTGACGACGTCTTCATCGAGACCAAGGTGTGGGTCAGCGACTACGGATACGACCAGACCCTGCATGCGTTCGACAAGAGCGCGATCAAGCTCGGCGTCGGGAGGATCGACCTCCTGATCCTGCACCAGCCCATGCCACAGCACTTCGACCGGACCATCGAGGCCTATCGGGCGCTCGAGACGCTCCTCGCCGACGGCCGGGTGCGAGCCATCGGCGTCAGCAACTTCATGCCGCACCACCTGGCCGCACTGCGCGAACGGACCACCGTGGTCCCGGCAGTGAACCAGGTGGAATTGCACCCCTACTTCACCCAGCCCGACGTCCAGCGCGCTAACACCGAGCTGGGCGTCGTCACCCAGGCATGGTCGCCCATCGGCGGAATCACCTTCTATCCGGGCTGGGGCGATGACAATCGCCCCAGCGTCCTCGAGGACGAGACACTCAACCGAATCGCTGCCGACCATGAAAAGACCCCCGCGCAGGTCATGTTGCGCTGGCACCTCGAGCAAGGCCGTCCCGCGATCCCCAAGTCGACAAACCCGCAGCGCATCGCCCAGAACATCGACGTCTTCGACTTCACCCTGACCGACCAGGAGCTTACAACGATCGACGCACTTGACCGCGGAGTACGCGGCGGACCCGACCCGGACGAGGTCGACCCCTCGACGTGGGACCTCACCATCCCCGAATCCTGA